One region of Agelaius phoeniceus isolate bAgePho1 chromosome W unlocalized genomic scaffold, bAgePho1.hap1 SUPER_W_unloc_1, whole genome shotgun sequence genomic DNA includes:
- the LOC143692483 gene encoding olfactory receptor 14J1-like → MSNSSSIRHFLLLALADTRQLQLLHFCLLLGISLAALLGNGLIISAVACGHHLHTPMFFFLLNLALADLGSIYTTVPKAMHNSLWDTSNISYTGCAAQLFFFLFFIGAEFYLLTVMCYDRYVSICKPLHYGTLLGSRACAHMAAVAWASAFLNALMHTANTFSLPLCHGNALGQFFCEIPQILKLSCSKSYLREQGLLAVSASLALSCFLFIVFSYVQTFRAVLRIPSEQGRHKAFSTCLPHLAVVSLFLSAVVFAHLNPPSMSSPSLDLAVSVLYSVVPPALNPLIYSLRNQELKAAGRRLMTGCFQKH, encoded by the coding sequence atgtccaacagcagctccatcaggcacttcctcctgctggcattggcagacacgcggcagctgcagctcctgcacttctgcctcttgctgggcatctccctggctgccctcctgggcaatggcctcatcatcagcgccgtagcctgcggccaccacctgcacacgcccatgttcttcttcctgctcaacctggccctcgctgacctgggctccatctacaccactgtccccaaagccatgcacaattccctctgggacaccagcaacatctcctacacaggatgtgctgcacagctcttttttttcctgttcttcatTGGAGCAGAGTTTTATCTCCTGACTGTGATGTGCtatgaccgctacgtgtccatctgcaaacccctgcactacgggaccctcctgggcagcagagcttgtgcccacatggcagcagttgcctgggccagtgcctttctcaatgctctcatgcacacagccaatacattttccctgcccctgtgccatggcaatgccctgggccagttcttctgtgaaatcccacagatcctcaagctctcctgctcaaaaTCCTACCTCAGAGAACAGGGCCTTCTTGCTGTTAGTGCCTCTTTAGCACTTAGCTGTTttttgttcattgttttctcctatgtgcagaccttcagggctgtgcttaggatcccctctgagcagggacggcacaaagccttttccacctgcctccctcacctggccgtggtctccTTGTTCCTCAGCGCTGTTGTGTTTGCCCACTTGAACCCCCcttccatgtcctccccatccctggatctggccgtgtcagttctgtactcggtggtgcctccagccctgaaccccctcatctacagcctgaggaaccaggagctcaaggctgcagggaggagactgatgactggatgctttcagaaacattaa